The Fibrobacter sp. DNA window TCTACCTGCAGTTAGCTTCATACTATCGTCAGGGCGGCAAATACAATGATGCGCTGGATGCTGCAGAGCAGGCTATGAGTGAAAATTCGTTGGAACTTCCCGCAAAGGCTGAAATTGCAAGAATTCATGAGGCCAAAGGGGATTTGAGCAGAGCCAAGAGTGAATATCTCTCTGTACTTGAAAAGGGCGGAGAAGATGGAGAAATCTATTTCCAGCTTGCTTTGGTCAGCATTGGTCTTAATGATCTTTCCGGCAGCTCCAGCTATTTATCCAAAGCGGCTTCTGCAGGACGGGAACTGGACAGAGGTGATTATTATGACCTTGGTTTAAGGTATGCAGCTCTGGGGAGCGCAAACGATCAGGCAATAGAGGCGTTCAGAAAAAGTCTTGGTATTCAGCAGGATAATGAAGATGCCTGGAGGCAGATGGCTGAATTGTACTCAAGAATGCGTCAGGACAGTGCAGCAGCAGAATGTTACATAAGCCTCTTCCATATCAATAACGAAGCCTACAAAGATTATCTGCCCAAGGCAGGAATGATGTTTGAAGGGTTGGGGATGACTGAACGCGCCAAAGATGTTTACTCGCTCTTTCTGGCCAGAAGATATACAGATGTGGAAGTTTCTGTGAGACTGGCAAAGATCGAGGTTCAGGAGGGAAATTGTAAGAGAGCTGTTGAGCTTGTTGATGGAATGGACACTCTCCCCTCAGTGGGAATGGAAGTTAAAAGAATAATGGAGCAGTGCGGCCAGCCGGAACGCAGAGTAGTTGTAGCTACCGGAACAGGAGACAAAAAATGGGTTCCTGTTTTTATCTGGAGAGTTGCCTCAGGTGTTCTCACAGCGGGTGCTATAGGAGTAGGGTATTTCTGCGATATGCAGGTAGCAGAAAAATACGATCAATATCAACAGGATAAGGAAAAAGGTAAAGGCGATTATGGCAATTATGTTTATATAAATGATCTACACAATCAGATCGAGAAGTGGAAGAATTACCGAAACTATAGCTACATCGGTGCTGGTATTGCAGGGTTAAGTTTCGCGGTTTCTATCCCTTTACCCATTATCTTTTCTAATCGTTGAGGTGGAATATGCGAAAGAAAACTGGATTATTGCTGGCTCTCTTATCTCTGTTAGCGGTGATGAGTTGTACCGATGTTCCATTCGATCATCCCCTGGATGCTCAAGGGAGTAATTTCATAGGAAAGAATAACCCGGATTTGCTCCTAGATGAAGATGGGAATGGAATACCATATTTTCTCGAAGATGATGACGGGGATGGGATACCAAATTATAAAGACCCGGATAATGACACTATAAAACCGGTGATTACCCTGACTGGTGAAATGACAGTCTATATCAAAGTCAAAGATCCTGAAAAAAAGGTGGAGCTCTATTCCAATATCAAATCCGGCTACTGCAGCGCGGTTGATGATATAGATGGAGATATCACCAGTGAGATTAAAATCACCCATAATATTTCAGTTTTTATTCCGGGGACATATCAGATGACTTACACAGTCTCGGACAGGGCATTCAATGCTGCTGACCCGGTAATCCGTACTTTTGTGGTAGTCCCTGAATCAGTAGTAGATACTTCCGGCCCGGTGATCAGTCTTAACGGCCTTCCCGAAGTAACAATTTACCAGGGAACGGAATATAATGAACGCGGAGCAGAAGCTTATGATATCGGTGATGGCCAGCCTTGCGCAGTTACAACAAGTGGAGAAGTAAATACTGCTGTTATTGGAAGGTATGAAATAACATACACTGCAGTGGACTCTAAAGGCAATGTTTCTTCTATAAAGCGTACTGTAGTTGTGCAAGCGGTACATGAAGAAGACAATATTCCGCCAGTTATTACTCTCAATCCACCGGACTCCGTTTTCCTAGAATTGGGTCAAGCATTCGTTGATCCGGGAGCCACAGCAATAGACAACAAAGACGAAAATATTACCAACAAAATCCAGGTAACCAATCCGGTCAAAGTCGACAGTGCTGCAGTTTACTGGGTGATTTACACTGTAACTGATGAGGCCGGTAACTTCACATCAAAACGCAGATACGTAAAGGTGGGTGGTGGAGGCGATTTCACTCCACCGGATCTTACTCTGATTGGTGAAGACTCTATGGCCATAGCAGTTGGAGCAGATTTTGTTGATCCTGGGTATACAGCCGTTGATGATGTTGATGGGATAATCACCAATCAGGTTACCAAAGATCCTCCTACAATCAATACAAGTGTCGAGGGACTACACATTATTACATACACGGTATCTGATGCTGCGGGTAATGTCACACAAAGAACAAGGAAAGTGATGGTTTCCAGCACAATCACTCTTGATCAGGTACCCCCTGTGATAAAACTCCTGGGCGATAATCCGGATACGGTAACAGTTGGAAAGAGTTGGACAGACCCTGGCTGTACTGCTACCGATAACATGGATGGGACAATTACCTATAATGTCAAGAAAGAGGGTGAAGTCAATACCCAGGTAGTGGGAGAATACACAATAACTTACTCTGTCAGCGACAAAGCTGGAAATAAGACTGTAGTAACCAGAACAGTTATTGTAACGGCGGTTGTCAGCCTTTTCCAGAAATACGGTGTCCCATCTCCAGACCCTCTTCCGGCCGTTGGTAATGCCCAGTATAAGAACCACACTATCGAGGGTGATGCTGATCCCGATATGCTTTATACTGTTACCTCATTTACTTTCAACTGGGATCCAGGACAGAACAAAATTTACAGTTTTGCATTTAATTACGGTGTTTCTCCATACTACAAGAACTTCGAACCTGAACACAATTTCAATTCTCCAAAGCCCAAATTCACACTTGAGGACTCAGAGGTGGATGGTCTTGATGGAGAATACTATATCGTAATGCAGGATGAAAACTGTATCTGGGTAAGAACAGACGGCAGCTTCGCCATAATCTGGGAGCCATAAGCTCTTTATAAAAACAGGGGCGCTTTAAAGCGCCCTTTTTTTTTCTTCTGCCCTGATATATTCTTCCAGACTTTCTGCAAATTCATCCAGTTTCTCTCTCAGAATCTTCAGGTAAAACCAGTTAATGGATTTATCAAGAGTAACATTCTGAATAAAGCTCAGAACAGATATTTCATCTTCTCTGATAACACTGTAACTAGCATGGTAATCGAGAATACGGGGAAAAAGTTTACTGTTCTGTCTGGACTCGATCATCTCAATTTTCACCATCGAGCTCTCAGGCAGGAAAATCCGCCTGTAAACAGACCTGCTGGAATAGAACAGATATTTTATAAGAATTTCAATATCGTAGTGTCTTTCCCCGGTACTAAGTAGTTTCTGATCCGATGCATCAGTGGAGTAAAGCTTAACATGCTTGAAGTCGTAAAGCAGGAAGAGCAGAGAGTCAGTCTGAAGACTGCTGTTCAGGGTAAATTTGTAAGTGAATTCATTTTCTGAGTGTATGAAAACGGGTGAATTAATATGAGAAATTACCGGGAGAGCTGAAAGAAAGTATAAGAACGCAGCAAAACGCATCATTGATCTCCTGTCCGGAACCAAATTCCGGAACAGGGCAGATTTTAATTTCCGCACCTGGTGAATTGTGTTTCTTGTTTTATTTCTGGAATCAAAATGTGTGCCTTAGATTCCAATTGTTATCGAAGAAAATTTCTACAGCAATATTAACCCTACTGGGCTCGTATAACTTATAGCGGTAAGGTAATACCGCAACCTCCTTCTTAAGGGTGAAGGTGCATGAAACCCCCGGTCGGAAAAAACTGAACGGGGGTTTTTTATTATTTATAAGATCGAAGCTGGGATTTGAGGTACCGAGGCATTAGATGCCAAATACTGGTTCTATTCTTGAGGA harbors:
- a CDS encoding DUF5011 domain-containing protein codes for the protein MRKKTGLLLALLSLLAVMSCTDVPFDHPLDAQGSNFIGKNNPDLLLDEDGNGIPYFLEDDDGDGIPNYKDPDNDTIKPVITLTGEMTVYIKVKDPEKKVELYSNIKSGYCSAVDDIDGDITSEIKITHNISVFIPGTYQMTYTVSDRAFNAADPVIRTFVVVPESVVDTSGPVISLNGLPEVTIYQGTEYNERGAEAYDIGDGQPCAVTTSGEVNTAVIGRYEITYTAVDSKGNVSSIKRTVVVQAVHEEDNIPPVITLNPPDSVFLELGQAFVDPGATAIDNKDENITNKIQVTNPVKVDSAAVYWVIYTVTDEAGNFTSKRRYVKVGGGGDFTPPDLTLIGEDSMAIAVGADFVDPGYTAVDDVDGIITNQVTKDPPTINTSVEGLHIITYTVSDAAGNVTQRTRKVMVSSTITLDQVPPVIKLLGDNPDTVTVGKSWTDPGCTATDNMDGTITYNVKKEGEVNTQVVGEYTITYSVSDKAGNKTVVTRTVIVTAVVSLFQKYGVPSPDPLPAVGNAQYKNHTIEGDADPDMLYTVTSFTFNWDPGQNKIYSFAFNYGVSPYYKNFEPEHNFNSPKPKFTLEDSEVDGLDGEYYIVMQDENCIWVRTDGSFAIIWEP